From a region of the Mycobacterium intracellulare ATCC 13950 genome:
- a CDS encoding NINE protein, with amino-acid sequence MSTPPNPPGNPADEPPWGWQPPGYGPQPNPQGPPPPPPGYPSPQGYPGYPGYPGYGGYPGYVDPQAPFGRDPVTGLPLSDKSATTAGLLQLFLGLFGVGRFYIDSTQIAVAQLCVGLFGIVFSLFCFLGFPVLLGGIIWAIVDAILIFTGSVKDNHGRKLR; translated from the coding sequence ATGTCGACGCCGCCCAACCCGCCCGGAAATCCCGCCGATGAACCACCGTGGGGATGGCAGCCGCCCGGTTACGGTCCGCAGCCGAATCCGCAGGGCCCGCCTCCGCCACCGCCGGGGTATCCGTCGCCGCAGGGTTACCCCGGGTACCCGGGCTATCCGGGCTATGGCGGGTACCCGGGCTACGTCGACCCGCAGGCGCCGTTCGGCCGCGATCCCGTTACCGGGCTGCCCCTGTCGGATAAGTCCGCCACCACCGCCGGCTTGCTTCAGCTCTTCCTCGGCCTGTTCGGTGTCGGCCGCTTTTACATCGACTCGACTCAGATCGCCGTGGCCCAGCTGTGCGTGGGGCTGTTCGGAATTGTGTTCAGCCTGTTCTGTTTTCTGGGATTCCCGGTCCTGCTCGGCGGGATCATCTGGGCGATCGTCGACGCGATCCTGATCTTCACCGGCAGCGTCAAAGACAACCACGGCCGCAAGCTGCGCTAG
- a CDS encoding DUF2237 family protein, translating to MPDRNVLGGPLEPCGTDPLTGFYRDGCCSTGPQDLGRHTICAVMTAEFLEHQRSIGNDLLTPVPEYRFPGLLPGDRWCVTALNWLRAHHDGCAAPVVLASTHESTLEVVPLEALQAHKIDVPDDLANL from the coding sequence GTGCCTGATCGAAATGTGCTGGGCGGTCCGCTGGAACCGTGCGGCACAGACCCGCTGACCGGTTTCTACCGCGACGGCTGTTGCTCAACCGGGCCTCAGGACCTTGGACGGCACACCATTTGCGCGGTGATGACCGCCGAGTTCCTGGAGCACCAGCGCTCCATTGGCAACGACCTGTTGACGCCGGTTCCCGAGTATCGGTTCCCGGGCCTGCTGCCCGGCGACCGCTGGTGCGTGACCGCGCTGAATTGGCTGCGGGCTCACCACGACGGGTGTGCGGCGCCGGTGGTGCTGGCATCCACGCACGAGAGCACCCTCGAGGTGGTCCCCCTGGAGGCGCTGCAGGCGCACAAGATCGACGTGCCCGACGATCTGGCCAACCTGTAG
- a CDS encoding sulfotransferase family protein, whose translation MGSAVDDIDFDDLTAPRLTDVQRQILEFTEAKRVDLDVDRMLAEAVEQTGLKTAAADLDDADGFADRLRAHVAAIEADDGLRQLTRGSLRQRIVRLLRNRLSLTELITRYPEIESIPIERPFIVVGMPRSGTTHLVNLIAADPRRRALPYWESQDPIPALGQGPDVFGVDPRYARAKAEHEALMASAPVVAAMHDRFPEAIEEEVELLDLDLASYVLEWHARVPDWRDYYLSLDQTRHYSYMRKVLQALTFLRGPRTWVLKSPQHCEQLGPLMATFPDATVAFTHRDPVAVIQSAITMMAYSDRLRRNSIDPQWLLEYWSDRVHRLLSACVRDRDLVNTERSIDVNFHQLGGNEMPVLERLYHCGGVELPQQVRDGFQRYLDGNPRGKHGRIHYELQRHFGVSADELRGRFGFYFDKFDVRPE comes from the coding sequence GTGGGTTCTGCGGTTGACGACATCGACTTCGACGACCTGACCGCGCCCCGGCTGACCGACGTCCAGCGCCAGATCCTGGAGTTCACCGAGGCCAAGCGCGTCGACCTCGACGTCGACCGGATGCTCGCGGAGGCCGTCGAACAGACCGGCCTAAAGACCGCAGCCGCCGATCTTGACGATGCCGACGGCTTCGCTGACCGGCTGCGCGCGCACGTCGCGGCGATCGAAGCCGACGATGGCCTGCGCCAGCTCACCCGCGGTTCGCTGCGGCAGCGGATCGTCCGCCTGCTGCGTAACCGGCTGTCGCTCACCGAGCTGATCACGCGGTACCCCGAGATCGAATCCATCCCGATCGAGAGGCCTTTCATCGTGGTCGGGATGCCGCGGTCGGGCACCACGCACCTGGTGAATCTCATTGCCGCCGACCCGCGCAGGCGCGCGCTGCCGTACTGGGAGAGCCAGGATCCCATCCCCGCTCTTGGGCAGGGGCCCGACGTGTTCGGCGTGGACCCCCGTTACGCGCGAGCCAAAGCAGAACACGAAGCGCTGATGGCCAGCGCGCCCGTGGTGGCCGCCATGCATGACCGCTTCCCCGAGGCGATCGAGGAGGAGGTGGAACTCCTCGACCTCGATCTGGCCTCCTATGTCCTGGAATGGCATGCGCGGGTGCCGGATTGGCGCGACTACTACCTGAGCCTCGACCAAACCCGCCACTACTCCTACATGCGCAAGGTGCTGCAGGCGCTGACCTTTCTGCGGGGTCCGCGCACGTGGGTCCTCAAGAGTCCGCAGCACTGCGAGCAGCTCGGCCCGTTGATGGCGACGTTCCCCGACGCGACGGTGGCTTTCACGCACCGCGACCCGGTCGCGGTGATCCAATCGGCGATCACAATGATGGCCTACTCGGATCGGCTGCGCCGCAACAGCATTGATCCGCAGTGGCTGCTGGAATATTGGAGCGATCGCGTGCATCGTCTGCTGAGCGCATGCGTGCGCGACCGCGACCTGGTGAACACCGAACGCAGCATCGACGTCAACTTTCATCAGCTGGGTGGCAACGAGATGCCGGTGCTCGAGCGGCTGTATCACTGCGGCGGTGTCGAATTGCCGCAGCAGGTGCGCGACGGCTTCCAGCGCTACCTGGACGGCAATCCACGCGGCAAGCACGGCCGCATCCATTACGAACTGCAACGGCACTTCGGCGTCTCCGCCGACGAACTCCGCGGCCGGTTCGGCTTCTATTTCGACAAGTTCGACGTCCGACCCGAATAA
- a CDS encoding MBL fold metallo-hydrolase: MTEPVYRGRPGADAMRPASAEKADEIAPGLWCSPGLSNSYLLTTAQGRVIVNTGMGFEGPVHRANFDAVDSSPVRYIIFTQGHVDHVGGLDSVRDPDTTVVAQANWTAWRDDNERLIPYRASRSAFAFKDTLADGIQAIQRRLGTAQLAGQSVPVVDLDFEDTLTLELGGRRMELISVQGGETTDSLVVWLPDERICLCGNTFGPLFGHIPNLVTMRGDRYRDALTAIASVERVRDLHPELLVTGHFAPVAGAERINAELTRLRNAIQYIHDQTVAGMNAGKDVRTLMREITLPAEYEVGQGYGKVAWDVRAVWENYSGWFHHESTTELYPVGFDAVAADVVELAGADALLDRARAHLAADRALHAIHLAQLVPAEHSGARDVLRQAHEKLLASSTNFWESAWLRNQIARNS; the protein is encoded by the coding sequence ATGACCGAACCCGTCTATCGCGGCAGGCCCGGAGCCGACGCGATGCGCCCGGCGTCCGCGGAGAAGGCGGATGAGATCGCCCCGGGATTGTGGTGCTCGCCCGGGCTGTCCAACTCGTACCTGCTCACCACCGCGCAGGGCCGGGTGATCGTCAACACCGGCATGGGTTTCGAGGGGCCGGTGCATCGCGCCAACTTCGACGCCGTGGACTCCTCGCCGGTGCGCTACATCATCTTCACCCAGGGCCACGTCGACCATGTCGGCGGCCTGGACAGCGTGCGCGACCCCGACACGACCGTTGTCGCGCAAGCGAACTGGACGGCGTGGCGAGACGACAACGAACGACTGATCCCCTACCGCGCCAGCCGCAGCGCGTTCGCGTTCAAAGACACGCTGGCCGACGGCATCCAAGCCATCCAACGGCGCCTGGGGACCGCGCAGCTGGCGGGCCAGAGCGTGCCCGTCGTCGACCTCGACTTCGAGGACACGCTGACGCTGGAGCTCGGCGGCCGGCGGATGGAACTGATCTCGGTGCAAGGTGGGGAGACCACCGACTCGCTGGTGGTCTGGCTCCCCGACGAACGAATCTGCCTGTGCGGAAACACCTTCGGCCCCCTGTTCGGGCACATCCCCAACCTCGTCACCATGCGGGGCGACCGCTACCGGGACGCGTTGACGGCCATTGCCTCGGTGGAACGGGTCCGCGACCTGCACCCCGAGCTGCTCGTGACGGGTCACTTCGCGCCCGTCGCGGGGGCCGAGCGCATCAACGCCGAGCTGACCCGGCTGCGCAACGCCATCCAGTACATCCACGATCAGACGGTCGCCGGAATGAATGCCGGAAAGGATGTCCGCACCCTGATGCGCGAGATCACGTTGCCCGCGGAATACGAAGTGGGCCAGGGCTATGGGAAGGTCGCCTGGGACGTGCGGGCCGTCTGGGAGAACTACTCGGGCTGGTTCCACCACGAGTCGACCACCGAGCTGTACCCGGTCGGATTCGACGCCGTCGCGGCCGACGTGGTCGAGTTGGCCGGCGCCGATGCGCTCCTGGATCGCGCCCGGGCGCACCTGGCCGCCGATCGGGCACTGCACGCCATCCACCTCGCCCAGCTCGTGCCCGCCGAGCATTCGGGGGCTCGCGATGTGCTCCGGCAGGCGCATGAAAAGCTTCTCGCAAGCAGCACGAACTTCTGGGAAAGCGCGTGGCTGCGCAACCAGATTGCGAGGAACTCATAG
- a CDS encoding LLM class flavin-dependent oxidoreductase has product MLLTVLRFNFASPQGDPRVQGELLSAALELAQWGESHGITSISVDEHHATGHGWSCNPIMAAAMFLARTSTLIASVDCALGPLWNPVRLAEDIALVDNMSRGRLHTTVGLGYRTVEYDALGADFTRRGALMDGLLERMLAVWSDIGTWTRPHPPLYVGGGARATARRAARFRLPLSLADHLPEIAAYYRELCAEAGMAPFILMPGPINRGMIYLHEDPERAWAELGDHILWEAVTYGGWSTDQRSLMHLPGVQTLDQVRASGRYRFLTPDQLISEVREAQNYGPLVMHPLVGGMPVDEAWKSVQLLTDKVLPALAG; this is encoded by the coding sequence ATGTTGCTGACGGTCCTGCGCTTCAATTTCGCCTCGCCGCAGGGGGATCCGCGCGTGCAGGGCGAACTGCTGTCCGCAGCGCTCGAACTGGCGCAGTGGGGTGAGTCGCACGGCATCACGTCGATCAGTGTCGACGAGCATCACGCGACCGGGCACGGGTGGAGCTGCAACCCGATCATGGCCGCGGCGATGTTCTTGGCCCGCACCTCGACACTGATCGCCAGCGTCGATTGCGCGTTGGGCCCGCTGTGGAACCCCGTCCGCCTTGCCGAAGACATCGCGCTCGTCGACAACATGAGCCGCGGCCGGCTGCACACCACGGTGGGCCTGGGATACCGCACGGTCGAATACGATGCGCTGGGAGCCGATTTCACGCGACGTGGCGCGCTGATGGACGGCCTGCTCGAGCGGATGCTGGCGGTGTGGTCCGACATTGGCACGTGGACCCGGCCGCATCCACCGCTGTACGTCGGCGGTGGCGCGCGTGCCACCGCGCGCCGCGCCGCCCGGTTCCGGCTGCCGCTCAGCCTGGCCGATCACCTGCCCGAGATCGCCGCCTACTACCGCGAGCTGTGCGCCGAGGCCGGCATGGCGCCGTTCATTCTCATGCCGGGACCGATCAACCGCGGAATGATCTACCTGCACGAGGACCCCGAGCGGGCGTGGGCGGAACTGGGCGACCACATCCTGTGGGAGGCAGTCACTTACGGCGGATGGTCCACCGATCAACGCTCGCTCATGCACCTTCCGGGTGTGCAGACCCTGGATCAGGTCAGGGCATCGGGGCGATACCGCTTCCTGACTCCAGATCAGCTGATCTCGGAGGTGCGCGAGGCGCAGAACTACGGGCCGCTCGTCATGCACCCCCTGGTCGGTGGCATGCCGGTCGACGAAGCGTGGAAATCGGTGCAATTGCTCACCGACAAGGTGCTGCCCGCGCTGGCGGGCTAG
- a CDS encoding GntR family transcriptional regulator translates to MASTSGIDISGTVRERAARELRDRILTGVLPAGSRVDLDAITEEFATSRTPVREALLELSFEGLVQVAPRSGVTVVGISPGDVLDSFTILGVLTGQAAAWAAERIEPAELATLRELAADVVARSGDDSIGEANWHFHQMIHRAAHSPRLLNQIKQVARVVPSNFLTLFPEHEKHSLDEHQQLLDALGDKDAERARAIAERHVLDAGRSLADWLEQRRDV, encoded by the coding sequence GTGGCTTCGACCTCAGGGATCGACATCTCCGGGACGGTGCGAGAGCGCGCCGCCCGGGAGCTTCGCGACCGCATTCTGACCGGCGTGCTGCCGGCCGGCTCCCGGGTCGATCTCGACGCCATCACCGAGGAATTCGCGACCAGCCGCACGCCGGTGCGCGAGGCGTTGCTGGAGCTGTCGTTCGAGGGCCTGGTTCAGGTCGCCCCGCGCAGCGGGGTGACGGTGGTCGGCATCAGCCCGGGCGACGTCCTGGACAGCTTCACGATTCTCGGCGTGCTGACCGGGCAGGCCGCGGCGTGGGCCGCCGAGCGGATCGAGCCCGCCGAACTCGCCACGCTCAGGGAACTCGCCGCCGACGTGGTCGCGCGATCCGGTGACGACTCCATCGGAGAGGCCAACTGGCATTTCCATCAGATGATCCATCGCGCGGCGCACTCCCCTCGCCTGCTGAACCAGATCAAGCAGGTCGCGCGCGTGGTGCCGAGCAACTTCCTCACGCTTTTCCCCGAGCACGAAAAGCATTCGCTCGACGAACATCAACAGCTCCTCGATGCGCTGGGCGACAAGGACGCCGAACGCGCCCGTGCGATCGCCGAACGGCACGTCTTGGATGCCGGCCGCTCGCTGGCCGACTGGCTCGAGCAGCGCCGCGACGTCTAG